Proteins found in one Brachypodium distachyon strain Bd21 chromosome 5, Brachypodium_distachyon_v3.0, whole genome shotgun sequence genomic segment:
- the LOC100835687 gene encoding probable sulfate transporter 3.3 has translation MVGMSGAYGGSYNGVGVGESKPAAEVPVLHKVAAQPAQSTASKMKEKVKETFFPDDPFRSFKGQPLSAKWLMAVKYLFPILEWVPGYSFSLFKSDLVAGLTIASLAIPQGISYAKLANLPPIIGLYSSFVPPMVYAVLGSSRDLAVGPVSIASLIMGSMLRQAVSPSAEPLLFLQLAFTSTFFAGLVQASLGILRLGFIIDFLSKATLVGFMAGAAIIVSLQQLKALLGIVHFTTEMGIVPVMASVFQHTNEWSWQTILMGACFLLLLLTARHVSMRWPKFFWISACAPLASVIISTLLVFLFKAQDHGISIIGQLKCGLNRPSWDKLLFDPTYLGLTMKTGLVTGIISLTEGVAVGRTFASLKDYQVDGNKEMMAIGLMNIVGSCTSCYVTTGAFSRSAVNHNAGCKTAMSNVIMALTVMVTLLFLMPLFVYTPNVVLGAIIIAAVIGLIDLPAAYHIWKMDKMDFLVCLCAFAGVIFISVQEGLAIAVGISIFRVLMQITRPRMMIQGNIKGTDIYRNLHQYKDAQRVPGFLILTVEAPINFANTNYLNERTKRWIEDESSSGNKQTELRCIILDLSAVPAIDTSGIAFLVDLKKSTEKRGLELVLVNPTGEVMEKIQRAIDAHNHFRPDCLYLTTEEAIASLSGFAKITTP, from the exons aTGGTGGGCATGAGCGGCGCTTATGGAGGCAGTTACAatggcgtcggcgtcggcgagtCCAAGCCTGCGGCAGAGGTGCCGGTACTGCACAAGGTGGCGGCGCAGCCGGCGCAGAGCACGGCGAGCAAGATGAaggagaaggtgaaggagACTTTCTTCCCCGACGACCCGTTCCGGAGCTTCAAGGGGCAGCCGCTGAGCGCAAAGTGGCTCATGGCCGTCAAGTACCTGTTCCCCATCCTGGAGTGGGTGCCGGGGTACTCCTTCTCCCTCTTCAAGTccgacctcgtcgccggcctcACCATTGCCAGCCTCGCCATCCCCCAG GGTATCAGCTACGCGAAGCTGGCGAACTTGCCTCCGATCATTGGCCTAT ATTCGAGCTTCGTGCCGCCGATGGTGTACGCGGTGCTGGGGAGCTCGCGGGACCTGGCGGTGGGGCCGGTGTCGATCGCGTCGCTGATCATGGGCTCCATGCTGCGGCAGGCCGTGAGCCCCTCGGCGGAGCCGCTGCTCTTCCTGCAGCTCGCCTTCACCTCCACCTTCTTCGCCGGCCTCGTCCAGGCATCCCTCGGCATCCTCAG GTTGGGTTTTATCATTGATTTCTTGTCCAAGGCGACGCTGGTGGGGTTCATGGCGGGCGCGGCCATCATCGTGTCGCTGCAGCAGCTCAAGGCGCTGCTGGGGATCGTCCATTTCACTACCGAGATGGGGATCGTCCCCGTCATGGCCTCCGTCTTCCAGCACACCAACGAG TGGTCGTGGCAGACGATACTGATGGGGGCCTgcttcctgctgctgctcctgacAGCGAGACATGTG AGCATGAGATGGCCCAAGTTCTTCTGGATCTCAGCGTGTGCTCCCTTGGCATCTGTCATCATATCCACCCTGCTCGTTTTCCTGTTCAAAGCGCAGGACCATGGCATTAGCATC ATTGGGCAGCTCAAATGTGGCCTGAATCGCCCCTCATGGGACAAACTGCTCTTTGATCCTACATATCTAGGCCTCACCATGAAGACTGGCCTTGTCACCGGCATCATCTCCCTTACG GAAGGAGTAGCAGTTGGCAGGACATTTGCTTCACTCAAGGACTACCAGGTAGATGGCAACAAAGAGATGATGGCCATTGGGCTGATGAACATTGTGGGCTCATGTACATCATGCTATGTAACAACAG GAGCATTCTCTCGCTCTGCTGTGAACCACAACGCTGGCTGTAAGACCGCCATGTCCAATGTGATCATGGCATTGACTGTCATGGTCACGCTGCTGTTCCTCATGCCACTGTTCGTCTACACGCCAAATGTTGTTCTTGGAGCAATCATCATTGCTGCTGTAATTGGCCTGATCGATCTCCCTGCTGCATACCACATCTGGAAGATGGACAAGATGGATTTCCTCGTGTGTTTGTGCGCGTTTGCTGGTGTCATCTTCATCTCAGTTCAAGAAGGCCTCGCGATTGCG GTTGGTATATCTATATTTAGGGTATTGATGCAAATCACAAGGCCTAGGATGATGATTCAAGGGAACATTAAGGGAACCGATATTTACCGGAACCTCCATCAGTACAAGGATGCTCAAAGAGTCCCTGGATTCTTGATACTGACAGTTGAGGCTCCTATAAACTTTGCAAACACCAACTACCTGAATGAAAG GACTAAGAGATGGATAGAGGATGAAAGCTCTTCAGGGAATAAACAAACTGAACTCCGTTGCATAATCTTAGACTTATCAG CTGTCCCTGCAATTGACACAAGTGGCATAGCATTCCTCGTTGACCTAAAGAAATCGACAGAGAAACGTGGCCTAGAG CTTGTACTTGTGAATCCAACTGGAGAGGTCATGGAGAAAATACAAAGAGCGATAGATGCACACAATCATTTCAGGCCGGATTGCCTGTATTTGACCACTGAGGAAGCAATCGCTTCACTATCTGGATTTGCCAAGATAACAACACCTTAG
- the LOC100835995 gene encoding golgin candidate 2: protein MAGWISSKLKAAETLLHQIDQQAAESLGKSSSASDLTALQQPSPAELLDGPEPRRPPPATPPPSLGLRLAAKRRHSQPPPPPAPAPRRSASAAADLSAQDRPGGAPAEAVEAKAEEEDRRDREGEEGGGPSESGSGSDEDSDGSGSDDSEEERRREEERSRRRAERLAAMAARAIAEREEAVARLEGEKTSLEKLLAVREKEQAQEASELQTSMIETMEATEIEKQRHHSTRMEALVRLAELEVTNAELAKSLAREQWNLEVQVDQVAQLREEVDLKTFAQDKYKRKIAKMQKASVPLVDEIESLRRLKLEDEIIDAEYTQTCDRIVSLKDKARKIEENIELTRRDMVQPTEVEIELKKRLDQLTDRLIQKQMQVESLSSEKSTLVLRIEAVSRSLDNNASSLASSSSSSRIDIEAGTWQGSYSPRLRDRIRTGQQHLGSAIRQLDSIFSAGHIFLRRNPKALIWATVYLVCLHIWVLYILSSHSTAPDTRPGATFSLESINKTSI, encoded by the exons ATGGCGGGCTGGATCTCCTCGAAGCTCAAAGCCGCCGAAACCCTCCTCCACCAA ATCGACCAGCAGGCGGCGGAGTCGCTCGGCaagtcctcctccgcctccgaccTCACGGCCCTGCAGCAGCCTTCCCCCGCCGAGCTCCTCGACGGCCCCGAGCCgcgcaggccgccgccggcgaccccgCCTCCTTCCCtcggcctccgcctcgccgcgaAGCGCCGCCACTCCCAGCCTCCCCCTCCACCTGCGCCCGCCCCACGCCggtccgcctccgccgcggcggatCTCTCAGCGCAGGATCGGCCCGGTGGTGCGCCTGCGGAGGCGGTCGAGGCAAAagctgaggaggaggatcggAGGGATCGggagggcgaggagggaggaggcccGTCTGAgagcgggagcgggagcgATGAGGATTCCGATGGGTCGGGGAGCGACGactcggaggaggagaggcggagggaggaggagaggagccgGCGACGTGCTGAGCGGCTcgcggcaatggcggcgcgAGCGATcgcggagagggaggaggccgTGGCGAGGCTTGAGGGAGAGAAGACCAGCCTGGAGAAGCTGCTTGCCGTCCGCGAGAAGGAGCAAGCGCAGGAG GCTTCAGAGCTGCAGACTAGTATGATTGAAACCATGGAAGCTACCGAGATAGAGAAACAACGACATCATAGCACTAGAATGGAAGCCCTTGTGCGGTTGGCCGAGCTTGAG GTAACAAACGCAGAGCTGGCAAAGTCACTTGCTAGGGAACAATGGAACCTGGAAGTTCAA GTTGATCAAGTTGCACAACTTCGAGAGGAAGTTGATCTGAAGACTTTTGCTCAAGATA AATACAAGAGGAAAATAGCAAAGATGCAGAAGGCAAGCGTCCCTTTGGTTGATGAA ATAGAATCCTTGAGAAGGCTAAAGCTTGAAGATGAAATTATTGATGCTGAATACACTCAGACATGTGATAGAATTGTCAGCTTGAAGGACAAG GCAAGGAAGATTGAGGAAAACATTGAGCTGACAAGAAGGGACATGGTGCAACCTACAGAGGTGGAAATTGAACTCAAGAAGAGGCTTGATCAACTCACTGATCGGTTGATTCAGAAACAAATGCAG GTTGAATCCCTCTCTTCAGAGAAGTCAACTTTGGTACTGAGAATCGAg GCTGTTTCTAGATCACTCGACAATAATGCCTCATCATTGGCTTCATCTAGCTCATCATCAAGAATAGATATCGAAGCCGGTACATGGCAAGGGTCATATTCGCCAAGGCTGCGCGACAGGATACGGACTGGGCAACAGCATCTGGGATCTGCGATACGACAGCTCGATTCCATCTTCTCAGCTGGCCATATCTTCCTGCGGCGGAATCCGAAGGCACTGATCTGGGCCACGGTGTACCTGGTGTGCCTCCACATATGGGTCCTGTACATACTGTCATCACATTCCACAGCACCAGACACCCGCCCTGGTGCTACTTTTTCTTTGGAGTCTATAAACAAGACTAGTATTtaa